GACAGTTTTTTCACTCGCCCCCTGATGCAGAAAAATATCCGTTGCCGGGTCGGCGCCAAGTGTCTTGGCAATTTCACGGATTTCCAGCGCGGTATCGGGCAAGCGTGGCAACAGGGCCAACTCGGCTGAATCAACCGACTGGGTATGCGGTGCGCTACGCAGACGCAGGGGGACACCGCGCATCGCCACCTGGCTGGGTGCCGTTTTTTTATCCGCCTCACTGGCTTGTGCTTCGCTGAAATAAGGGTCGCCAAAACCGATGAACGGCAGCCGGTCCGGCGCGCCCGGCGGCAGACGCCGCAAACTGGCCAGAGCGGTCACCGAGGGAAGCTGGGCAACAGCCACCTGACGCATCAACCATGGAACCTGGCGGTAGGATGAAAAAATCACCCCGCCCTTGCCGGGTTTCGACGTTTCTGCCGTCACCAGCAAAGAAAGCGGTAATTGCCCCAACTCGCCATGCGGCACGGCGAGCAGCGTTGTTGCGCCCTGAACCAACTCAGCCACGGGAGCAAACAGCGATTGATAAAGTTGATGCGACAAGACCGTATCAAACTCGGGAATTTGCTCGACTGTCGGCGCCTCGGCATCCAGCGCACGACGCAGCTTGGTCACCGCCGCAGCCATCGTCGCCCGATCAGTCGGCAAGGCGGCAAACCGACTGCGTCCATCGGCGGCAATCGCCCAGACATGGGCATCGCGCCGGCCGAAATACCAGGACAGCAGCACCTCCCCGGGCTGAAGCATTTTGGCCACATCGGCCATGTTGACCGCGGGAGGATCAACCAGCCGGGCGTAATCGGGAAAGCGCTGGCTGATTTCCTTTTTCAGGCGCTCCCGGTTTTGCTTCAACCCCTCGATATCCTGCCGGATTCTTGCCTGGATCACCGGCAATTGCTGTTCAGGCGGCGCAGAGAGCAACTGGCTGAGCAAGTCGTTCAGGGCATTTCCGCGGCGCTGCGTGTCCTGTTCCTCACGCGCCAGCTGAGCCAGATCGGGATCCTTGATCGCAGCCCGTGCGGCACTCCGCGTCAATGCCCGCTGAACGGAACTGCCTCGCGCCAAATCAGCCATCACGAAGGCATCGTTGGCGGCATCGAAGCCGGACGGCAAACCGGGACGCCCCTGCATGTCGGACAACAAGCGGATGTAGCGCTCCAGAATACCAACCAACCGTTGCTGACGCCGCATACTGCCGGTCTCTGCTTCGCTATCGCTACGCACCCGCTCGACCAGGACAGGCAGCGCCAGACGGAAAGCCGCCAGCGCCCCCGCCTGCTCCCCGCGGTCAGCCAGCGCCATGGCGTAAAACGCCCGGACCTCGGAAGTCCTCAACGCCCGTTCGCCAAGCTGTTTGCTCAAACGCTCAAGCATTTCTGCCGCCATTTTTTCTGCCGGGAGCGGCTGACCGGTACGCAGCAATGCCTGAACCACATCCAGGTCACCGCGCAAAACCTGGGCAGCCATTTCTGGCGATCCCTCAACCGCCTTGCGCATACGTTCATAAAGCGCAAGCGCCTCGGCATCGTTGCCCAGCGACACCTGAGCAGCGAGATTGGCACGCAACGCGCCGAGCACGGTCAGGGAGTGAGGCGCGGCACCGCTGGCCAGGGCTGAGGTCAAGGCAGCCTCGGAAAGTTTGGCCGATTCAGCATAACGCCCCTGCTCGGCAATGATCCCGGAAAGCACCCGCAAACCGCGACCAACATCGGGAGACGAACGACCTGCCCGTTTCAACGTGTGTTCCAAGGCAGTTCGCGCCATCGACTCTGCCTCGACCAGCTTGCCCT
The sequence above is drawn from the Dechloromonas sp. TW-R-39-2 genome and encodes:
- a CDS encoding CHAT domain-containing protein, yielding MLGERFYHRCLIATLLAVSLAANAGEPSVSAEIDELAVRPPPRSINDITRMLADYRQHDDLVRQLRSAAEARPPETSERAALFDFYWKRGQAAAELGQVQQQISDFRLAVEYGQTGAPEYARAMRALAMAERQGGNFLAAQHYSLEAIKQVPQSSQGQLTGAYSQIVSLASQLGDFEMAQQNLAKLESVLLGLRNGRGWSTWSHFWLSSFEKARGDYFSMAGKMREAEGAYRKSLSENLLALQDLPAIRAAGRDAPTAENMKQGSEGIERGLAQVLLAQGKLVEAESMARTALEHTLKRAGRSSPDVGRGLRVLSGIIAEQGRYAESAKLSEAALTSALASGAAPHSLTVLGALRANLAAQVSLGNDAEALALYERMRKAVEGSPEMAAQVLRGDLDVVQALLRTGQPLPAEKMAAEMLERLSKQLGERALRTSEVRAFYAMALADRGEQAGALAAFRLALPVLVERVRSDSEAETGSMRRQQRLVGILERYIRLLSDMQGRPGLPSGFDAANDAFVMADLARGSSVQRALTRSAARAAIKDPDLAQLAREEQDTQRRGNALNDLLSQLLSAPPEQQLPVIQARIRQDIEGLKQNRERLKKEISQRFPDYARLVDPPAVNMADVAKMLQPGEVLLSWYFGRRDAHVWAIAADGRSRFAALPTDRATMAAAVTKLRRALDAEAPTVEQIPEFDTVLSHQLYQSLFAPVAELVQGATTLLAVPHGELGQLPLSLLVTAETSKPGKGGVIFSSYRQVPWLMRQVAVAQLPSVTALASLRRLPPGAPDRLPFIGFGDPYFSEAQASEADKKTAPSQVAMRGVPLRLRSAPHTQSVDSAELALLPRLPDTALEIREIAKTLGADPATDIFLHQGASEKTVFSANLANRRVVMFATHGLVPGELNGLTQPALALSAPGVSGGSGDGLLTQEEILSLKLNADWVVLSACNTAAGEGSGSEAVSGLGRAFFYAGARALLVSNWPVETEAARGLMTDLFRRQSADRALGKAEALRQAMLGMVDGAGKVDAKTGKPVFSYAHPLFWAPFVLVGD